From one Patescibacteria group bacterium genomic stretch:
- a CDS encoding response regulator — protein MPESKTIMVVDDDLTLREMYEERLKAEGFVVTGAADGEEAYKKAQEEHPSLIILDIMMPKLNGIDTLKKLRADDKTQDIPVIILTALVQEIDKIKEMMRPNDSYLVKSEEMPKDVVSKVYMALNEGEAKKEEEKE, from the coding sequence ATGCCGGAGAGTAAAACAATAATGGTGGTTGATGATGATTTAACTCTTCGTGAAATGTACGAAGAGAGATTAAAGGCAGAAGGATTTGTCGTTACTGGCGCTGCCGATGGCGAGGAGGCTTACAAAAAAGCGCAAGAGGAACATCCAAGCTTAATTATTCTTGACATTATGATGCCAAAATTAAATGGCATAGATACTTTGAAAAAGCTTCGAGCAGACGACAAAACTCAAGATATTCCTGTAATTATTTTAACTGCGCTGGTACAAGAGATAGACAAAATCAAGGAAATGATGCGCCCAAATGATTCATACCTTGTAAAATCCGAAGAAATGCCAAAAGATGTCGTCTCTAAAGTCTATATGGCTTTAAATGAAGGCGAAGCAAAAAAAGAAGAGGAAAAAGAATAG
- a CDS encoding pilus assembly PilX N-terminal domain-containing protein, giving the protein MKRVKQGANVKLSGLLRVKSRGSAIIIAFFLMAAIGGIAFAIGRIFILDTSISSLYENGTVAYYAAESGIEEGMLRYRYNMNYQVPDGTSNVRRYNLSNARLNKLSTDPVATLIPNSEKKFYDLNAIYKAKFYGDTDREDGSFNLQFFESDQYGKNGDAKVFRIPRDESIKIDISNFVGSGSNDMDMYLKMDNFDGQDNGNSDPADKTLIEVKVTGTFGSEQTKTFLERKKALVTPTTAIPIADTTSRVMLAPMLSPVCRYCYSKANIISSVAESSLAVSNKAELSIKPVGSDIYIALIPRNSRKMASPWTTVKSTGYFGNAARTLTANIDRQSGTVYDLFDFVVYKHN; this is encoded by the coding sequence ATGAAGAGGGTTAAGCAAGGAGCCAACGTGAAGTTGAGTGGTTTACTTCGAGTAAAATCGAGAGGATCTGCAATTATCATTGCGTTCTTTCTGATGGCGGCGATAGGCGGTATTGCTTTTGCTATAGGCAGGATTTTTATTCTTGATACTTCTATTTCATCTTTGTATGAAAATGGAACAGTTGCTTACTATGCTGCTGAATCTGGAATTGAGGAAGGTATGTTGCGTTACCGTTACAACATGAACTATCAAGTGCCTGATGGGACGTCGAATGTTCGAAGATACAATCTAAGCAATGCAAGATTGAATAAATTAAGTACCGATCCTGTAGCGACATTAATCCCAAACAGCGAAAAGAAATTTTATGATTTGAATGCGATTTACAAGGCAAAATTCTATGGTGATACTGACAGAGAGGACGGTTCTTTTAATCTGCAGTTTTTCGAAAGTGACCAGTATGGTAAAAATGGCGATGCAAAGGTTTTCCGAATCCCACGCGATGAAAGCATAAAAATTGATATCAGTAATTTTGTCGGTTCCGGAAGCAATGATATGGACATGTATCTAAAAATGGATAATTTTGACGGACAGGATAATGGAAATTCTGATCCAGCGGACAAAACGCTGATAGAAGTGAAGGTGACCGGCACTTTTGGATCTGAACAAACAAAAACTTTTCTTGAGCGTAAAAAAGCGCTTGTTACTCCGACTACTGCTATTCCGATAGCGGATACCACCTCGAGGGTTATGCTTGCGCCAATGTTGTCACCAGTATGTAGGTATTGCTACTCTAAGGCTAACATTATTTCATCGGTAGCAGAATCTTCACTTGCAGTTAGTAACAAGGCAGAATTATCAATCAAGCCGGTTGGCTCCGACATTTATATCGCGCTAATACCAAGAAATAGTAGAAAAATGGCTTCACCCTGGACGACTGTAAAATCAACCGGATATTTTGGTAACGCGGCCAGAACTCTCACGGCAAATATTGACCGCCAAAGTGGTACCGTTTATGATTTATTTGACTTCGTGGTCTACAAACACAATTAG